A DNA window from Maribellus comscasis contains the following coding sequences:
- a CDS encoding helix-turn-helix domain-containing protein, with amino-acid sequence MNVRERFIQIRKQLQLTQSKFAEELQVSIAYVGAIESGKIKSVSKKVLYRIHEKFNVNFNWLLAGNGEMFVQ; translated from the coding sequence ATGAATGTAAGAGAGCGTTTTATTCAAATCAGAAAACAACTTCAGTTGACTCAATCCAAATTTGCTGAAGAGCTGCAAGTATCGATTGCTTATGTCGGTGCAATTGAATCAGGTAAAATTAAATCAGTAAGTAAAAAAGTGTTATACCGGATTCATGAAAAGTTCAATGTAAATTTTAACTGGCTCTTGGCCGGAAATGGTGAAATGTTTGTTCAGTAA
- a CDS encoding helix-turn-helix domain-containing protein, protein MLRIKEILKDKGITGKQLAKMTSVTPSTITNIVQERNFPKPDLLQNIAIALDVDIRDLFTPTKDTETDFNFKCPNCGTQLTVTSKK, encoded by the coding sequence ATGTTGCGAATAAAGGAAATTTTAAAGGACAAAGGAATTACCGGAAAGCAGTTAGCTAAAATGACAAGTGTAACTCCATCTACGATAACAAATATTGTTCAGGAACGAAACTTCCCAAAACCTGATTTACTTCAAAATATTGCTATTGCTTTGGATGTAGATATCAGGGACCTATTCACCCCCACCAAAGACACTGAAACCGATTTCAATTTTAAATGCCCTAATTGTGGCACTCAATTAACTGTTACCAGTAAGAAATGA
- a CDS encoding TIGR02594 family protein: protein MTQEEFDLEKLKIKRNRERFWVGTVAIGIVSLILNHSIQNSKIEFERVRQENEHLSQFVNYAIDKDLEVRRDIAEYFAKMSYSNESRNRWIVYKESIEALVNTKYLLYNDIDSIETGRDLLYKQLSEAKFSLLNNPDDEELKYRITELTGMINGKQSEIVKKSAQLQRIETTPRSSLEYSKPSWFIAAEDEMQKNIVEIPGKEDNPEILKYAKESNIKGITNDEIPWNSTFLNWCFYHVGINGSGKANNRSWLDWGMELEEPRIGCVVVLWAEDVSSWKGQAGLYTGEDSENVFLLGGNHDNTIKIKAYPKERILSYRWPL from the coding sequence ATGACTCAGGAAGAATTTGATTTAGAGAAGCTGAAAATCAAAAGGAATAGAGAACGGTTTTGGGTAGGAACAGTAGCCATTGGAATTGTTTCACTAATACTAAATCATTCAATTCAAAATAGCAAGATTGAATTTGAAAGAGTAAGGCAAGAAAATGAACACCTTTCTCAGTTTGTTAACTACGCAATAGACAAAGATCTCGAGGTAAGAAGAGATATTGCCGAATATTTTGCAAAGATGTCATATTCAAATGAATCTCGTAACAGGTGGATAGTTTATAAAGAATCAATTGAGGCATTGGTTAATACAAAGTATTTATTATATAATGATATTGATTCTATTGAAACTGGCAGAGATTTATTGTACAAACAATTATCAGAAGCTAAATTTTCGCTATTAAACAATCCTGACGATGAAGAATTGAAATATCGCATAACCGAATTAACCGGGATGATTAATGGAAAGCAAAGTGAAATTGTAAAAAAGTCTGCTCAACTTCAAAGAATAGAAACAACTCCGAGGTCTTCACTGGAATATTCTAAACCCAGTTGGTTTATTGCTGCAGAAGATGAAATGCAAAAAAATATAGTTGAAATACCTGGCAAGGAAGACAATCCAGAAATATTGAAATATGCAAAAGAGTCAAATATTAAAGGAATTACTAACGATGAAATTCCATGGAATTCAACTTTCTTAAATTGGTGTTTTTATCATGTTGGAATAAATGGTAGTGGAAAGGCAAATAATCGCTCTTGGTTAGATTGGGGAATGGAATTAGAAGAGCCTCGAATCGGATGTGTTGTTGTTCTTTGGGCTGAAGACGTAAGCTCATGGAAAGGACAAGCTGGGTTATATACAGGGGAAGATAGTGAAAATGTTTTTCTGTTAGGTGGCAATCATGATAATACAATAAAAATAAAAGCTTATCCAAAGGAAAGAATATTAAGTTATAGATGGCCTCTGTGA
- a CDS encoding phage tail tape measure protein: MSVVGGIQGLHFINTMSNDELRRKSLEAEGIIGNLANSVKRVDVWAPLAAGAIFAKMSKEAYDFSKDYEMAMKEVQTISTATQDNLKGISDAILNISKGGPDGGVELSKAFYQIVSAGYDGAKGLDILNVASKAATAGLSTTATAADGLTTIINAWGLEAEKATEVADIMFKTVERGKTTFGELAANIAQVAPLAAANNIDADEIFAAIQTITKQGTSTSEAFTQIRSAIIGMNDALGDGWADTMTFQEGLQAVRDMAGGSQNKLKELIGRVEGVNAVLATTGKNAKGAAEDLNSLGKEAKGATDKAFGITSEAEANQWKMVWNNIIASFSGYGDKLVEKSNSIAKIINKIFQDKDGIQKVVTDLYKAQTEMSTLFGVLNDAADGTDRRAKAIQTINEKYGKYLENLLTEKSTLEDIAIAQTNATRAMMADVAVKTADQEIYQKMGEYQSKERNLLEDMVKYVSDTRGMSTAGFFVEDLQKGIDRAMKENPYNVWRSIYDNWIQRYDPGSLKFGEFKDDFMKAVNERIGLSQDTNEINQWVKRYRDILSELNIDETGGGVGGSQKEASARAARNEDEENYLNILRQIHAREVALAELTNVTEFPSDEARKANLEERLRLLEEIRGIEEMAGKYYENLQIKTKGAPVISGEKEVKETLKPMKQLTTEEQKQLEILYRQINGLELQRDLYEEISNGLSDVSEVMGALSFAVGEFDEELGSAIGKMADLAFNASSAFTNLSVGNIPGAIASGLGAIGNVIGLLAKNDNTDELKNSLDAINRSLEIQASLLASISGENWFALAGKQAADYKQKIEDVNKELNRMNIYTRDEYKTLQEGWKQHQENFPFFKGNRPINWSEYLDMRNYVSETTGWDIDKFIEAWGNGEIVLSDDAREVINEAIEAQKGLDTLYSDLTLLTGESLADSIIQGFKEGKTGMEAFASDFEDMMRDAVLNSLKISSLTPLLQQWNEELYNYMNDSDGLTETEIELLRSKFAGILETGKNLLDIAEEASGLDLTGAGSGYESQSGSAITATEESVSLLYGQLTGMRIDLGNMDDTMLRQLSIAEDSLEVLEDIRDNTAELHEIRKHTKETAEQIRKAVL, from the coding sequence ATGTCAGTAGTTGGAGGAATACAAGGGCTTCATTTCATCAATACCATGAGTAATGATGAATTAAGACGCAAATCGTTAGAAGCGGAGGGAATAATCGGGAATTTGGCAAATTCTGTTAAGCGGGTTGATGTATGGGCGCCACTGGCCGCCGGCGCAATATTTGCGAAAATGAGTAAAGAAGCATACGATTTTTCAAAAGACTATGAAATGGCCATGAAAGAAGTTCAGACCATTTCCACAGCTACACAGGACAATTTAAAAGGGATATCGGATGCTATCCTAAATATTTCAAAAGGTGGTCCCGATGGAGGTGTCGAACTTTCAAAAGCATTCTACCAGATTGTAAGTGCCGGGTATGACGGCGCCAAAGGGTTAGATATTCTTAATGTAGCCAGTAAAGCAGCAACGGCAGGGTTATCGACAACAGCAACGGCGGCAGATGGATTGACAACCATTATCAACGCATGGGGATTGGAAGCCGAGAAAGCTACTGAGGTGGCCGATATCATGTTTAAAACTGTAGAGAGGGGTAAAACTACCTTTGGAGAATTGGCTGCTAATATTGCACAGGTTGCGCCATTGGCAGCCGCAAATAATATTGATGCAGATGAGATATTTGCAGCTATCCAAACCATAACAAAACAGGGTACTTCCACCAGTGAAGCATTTACACAAATAAGGAGTGCCATTATTGGTATGAACGATGCTCTTGGTGATGGTTGGGCAGATACAATGACCTTTCAGGAAGGTTTACAAGCTGTACGTGATATGGCCGGAGGTTCACAGAACAAACTGAAAGAATTAATAGGCAGGGTTGAAGGTGTAAACGCTGTACTTGCAACCACTGGTAAAAATGCAAAAGGAGCAGCGGAAGATTTAAACTCACTTGGAAAAGAAGCAAAAGGCGCCACTGATAAAGCATTCGGTATAACGTCGGAAGCTGAGGCCAATCAATGGAAAATGGTTTGGAATAATATTATTGCATCGTTCTCCGGATATGGCGACAAGCTTGTCGAAAAAAGCAACTCAATCGCTAAGATAATTAACAAGATATTCCAGGATAAAGACGGTATTCAAAAGGTTGTTACTGATTTGTACAAGGCACAAACAGAAATGAGTACACTGTTTGGTGTTCTAAATGATGCAGCCGACGGAACCGACAGAAGAGCAAAAGCAATCCAGACCATAAATGAAAAGTACGGCAAATATCTTGAAAACCTGTTAACTGAAAAATCAACCTTAGAAGACATTGCCATTGCCCAAACAAATGCTACACGCGCAATGATGGCTGATGTTGCAGTAAAGACGGCTGACCAGGAGATTTATCAAAAGATGGGTGAATACCAATCCAAAGAAAGAAATCTTTTGGAGGATATGGTAAAATACGTTTCCGACACAAGGGGAATGTCAACGGCTGGTTTCTTTGTTGAAGATTTACAAAAAGGGATTGACAGGGCTATGAAAGAAAATCCGTACAATGTATGGCGCTCTATATATGATAATTGGATTCAAAGATATGACCCCGGTTCTTTGAAGTTTGGAGAGTTTAAAGATGATTTCATGAAGGCTGTAAATGAAAGGATTGGATTAAGTCAGGACACAAATGAAATTAACCAGTGGGTAAAACGTTACCGTGATATTTTATCAGAATTGAATATTGATGAAACAGGGGGCGGTGTTGGTGGAAGTCAGAAAGAAGCATCTGCCAGGGCTGCAAGAAATGAAGATGAAGAAAACTATTTAAACATTCTTCGCCAGATTCATGCCCGTGAAGTTGCTTTGGCAGAGTTAACCAATGTAACAGAATTCCCTTCAGATGAGGCCAGAAAAGCCAATCTTGAAGAAAGGTTACGGCTATTAGAGGAAATCAGGGGAATAGAAGAAATGGCCGGGAAATACTATGAAAACCTTCAAATAAAAACCAAAGGAGCTCCTGTTATTTCCGGTGAAAAGGAAGTTAAGGAAACCCTTAAACCAATGAAACAACTCACCACTGAGGAGCAAAAGCAGTTAGAAATACTTTACCGGCAAATAAACGGTTTAGAGCTCCAACGCGATTTATACGAAGAAATTTCAAACGGCTTGAGTGATGTATCAGAGGTAATGGGAGCTTTGAGTTTCGCAGTAGGTGAATTCGATGAGGAACTTGGGTCAGCCATCGGGAAAATGGCCGATTTAGCTTTTAACGCTTCCAGTGCTTTTACAAATTTGTCAGTAGGGAATATTCCGGGGGCCATTGCATCCGGTTTGGGAGCAATTGGAAATGTAATTGGGTTGCTTGCAAAAAATGATAACACTGATGAATTAAAAAACTCTTTGGACGCAATTAACCGGAGCCTTGAAATTCAGGCATCGCTATTGGCTTCAATTTCGGGTGAAAACTGGTTTGCATTAGCCGGTAAACAGGCAGCTGATTATAAACAAAAAATTGAGGACGTTAATAAAGAGTTAAACCGGATGAATATATACACCCGTGATGAGTATAAAACTCTTCAGGAAGGGTGGAAACAGCATCAGGAAAACTTTCCATTCTTTAAAGGTAACAGGCCAATCAATTGGAGCGAATATCTCGATATGAGAAATTATGTTTCTGAAACTACAGGATGGGATATTGATAAGTTTATTGAGGCATGGGGAAATGGTGAAATAGTTCTTTCGGATGATGCGAGAGAGGTTATTAATGAAGCTATAGAGGCTCAAAAAGGGCTGGATACGTTATATTCTGACTTAACCTTACTTACAGGCGAGTCTCTGGCTGATTCAATTATACAGGGATTTAAAGAAGGCAAAACAGGAATGGAGGCGTTTGCATCAGACTTTGAAGATATGATGAGAGACGCTGTTCTTAATTCATTAAAAATATCATCACTAACTCCCCTTTTGCAACAATGGAACGAGGAGCTTTATAATTATATGAATGATTCCGACGGATTAACCGAGACTGAAATTGAGCTACTGAGATCAAAATTTGCCGGGATACTTGAAACAGGAAAGAATTTACTTGATATTGCTGAGGAAGCCAGCGGGTTAGACTTAACAGGTGCAGGCTCGGGTTATGAATCTCAGAGCGGTTCGGCAATTACAGCCACAGAAGAAAGCGTATCTCTTTTATATGGCCAGCTTACAGGCATGAGAATAGACCTCGGTAATATGGATGACACCATGCTCCGGCAGCTAAGTATTGCTGAAGATTCGCTGGAAGTTCTGGAAGATATCAGGGACAATACAGCGGAGTTACATGAAATAAGAAAACACACAAAGGAAACCGCTGAACAGATTAGAAAGGCCGTATTATAA
- a CDS encoding terminase small subunit translates to MKEKNNIQKLSPKRERFCQEYLIDLNATQAAIRAGYSKRTAKSQGQRLLTFVDIQKRIQALQKDTQQKVNISKDQILMKLVSILETNFTDFFEGQKLKPFNELTPTQALAVESFRVTPNGINYKLASKLGAIDRLNRMLGYEAPQKLLMEIDNWSDEMIDEFLLRKLENYDKRHHK, encoded by the coding sequence ATGAAGGAAAAAAACAACATACAAAAATTGTCTCCAAAGAGAGAAAGATTCTGTCAAGAGTATCTCATTGACTTGAATGCAACTCAAGCAGCTATTAGGGCAGGTTATTCTAAAAGAACGGCCAAAAGCCAGGGACAACGATTGTTGACTTTTGTTGACATCCAAAAAAGGATTCAAGCTCTACAAAAAGATACCCAACAGAAGGTTAATATCAGCAAGGATCAAATTTTAATGAAGCTGGTATCTATACTCGAAACTAATTTTACAGATTTTTTTGAAGGGCAGAAACTTAAACCATTTAATGAGCTTACACCGACTCAAGCTTTAGCTGTCGAATCATTCAGAGTAACTCCAAACGGCATTAACTACAAATTAGCTTCCAAGCTTGGAGCAATTGACAGGTTAAATAGAATGTTGGGTTACGAAGCTCCGCAAAAATTATTAATGGAAATTGATAACTGGAGTGATGAAATGATTGATGAATTTTTACTTAGAAAATTGGAAAACTATGACAAGAGACATCATAAATGA